The Apus apus isolate bApuApu2 chromosome 1, bApuApu2.pri.cur, whole genome shotgun sequence nucleotide sequence TCCAAGGGCTCTGCTTGACTGACAGCTGACATTGTTCAGTTTGAGACTGAAACTGTTTGTCCCTGTCTGCTCCCTACCTCTTTACTGGAATGGACACCCAAAATTGTAGTAATAAGCCTTCAGTCCACTTCAAAAAAGCAGTGTGATTCCTTAAGCATGGCATGGTCAGCTTCCCAAAATGACTGCAACAAATCTAGGGCTGGAGAACAAACTGCAGGAAAGGGGAGGCTTCAACCCCCAGAAAGCAAGAGGGCAGATTGACTGACACCAGGTATTTTAGTACTAGGCTGTGCTTGTTTCCATTAATGTGGATGCTGATTGCCATGCAATCTCATCAGTGCAGCTAATGGAAGCCTGTAACAGATATGGGGAGCAGGAATGTTGACAAGGACAAATTAACTCTGATTTCCAGACATGATTCAAGCTTTCCAAATAGTTAATGATTTGTCTAACAGCTAGTCATGGTTTATGAAGCATTAGAAATACCAAATATAAATCTTAACATAATACCAATAATAGTATGACTAAGTAAATAGGAAAGCCAGAAACCTACAACTCTCCTACCCTCCTTATTTCAGGATTGAGTATTCTGCCTCTTATTGGATGCCTATTCATATTTACCACGTCATTACTGTGATCATTTCCTAAAACACTTGGTGATTCTGCTACTTTACCAGCCTTGCCCAAATCAATACATTTAATCTTCATGTCATGATCTCATGACTAGCTCAGTTGGTCTGTGCTGTTCATTCAATGGGGTCCAGTCTGCTTCCTACCTATTGGCTTATGTCACATTGTTAACAGGATTTTAAACACTGCATATTTTTGTTGACACACACAAGGTCTGTATCACACTGCACCAGGGCCCATTAAATAACTCTTCATCACACTCTGTTGGTATGGCTCTGATACTAAGAACAAGTAACTCAATTATTTGTACTGTTCTTCAactcatatatatttatatatatatatttggttTCTTATTCCTTGCTAGAAGCTGCTCAGATGCTATCTTGCCTTTCATAAACAACAtgactgtgggttttttcttcaattAACTCATTCTGTATATATTAGATGACTAATCATGTAGGTTTTCTCAGGAAAATCAAGACATGAAAGGTATTCCTTTTGAGATAACAGGAGAAAGCAAGTCGTCTTAGGctagaaaattaatattaaaagctCTCTTTGAAACAAATTCAGATGTAACAAAAAGTTAATCCCTTAGGCAACCACAACTTTGCCTTGTTTTAGCAccttatggaaagaaaaaaaaatgtttaagaatatttctttttaaaactgggTCATCAGTTATTATTGTACATAACCAAAATATCACTATACTACATGTTTGTGTTTTGAGTGGGAGATTTCCCACTCACTGTATATATAGATACAATTTTTAGTAATGCCCTGTTGTAATAGTTGCTATCATTAGTCTAGGACCCCACTTTTTCTAACTGATACTTTAATCCTCTTGGCCAAGTAAccaattaaattattattctaactaaattcagaaagcagaggaattaaaaaagataGTGAATACTAGTATATTTAGATTTTGGTAAGCTCTTGTGCACTGTAAAGCAGCATAATAAGAAAAGTTTCCAGTAGAATATATTCTAgagcagaagagacaaaaataaactcAGTAACCTACCTCATATTTCCTGCCATAATGAGGAACAGATTataaatgtgagaaaaaatgaagaggaagaggatggtACTGAAGAACATAGTCATCCAAGACCCGTGGTCCTCTCGAAACATTTTCAGACGGAGCAACTGACCTGTGGTATGAATATTATGAGAAAGCATATTTTAGTCAGTCAATAAATGCATGGTTACACTACAGCAAAACCCAAATAGAGCACTAAACTGTATTTCTTCTTATATCCAACTATTCCACTGTGTGAGGGAAGTTTTAGTATCATGCAGCCAAACTGCTCTTCTGTAGTTCATCATGAAAAGATACGATTGCAACAAAATTATGAGGCTGCTTCCCACAAATCGATGAAAAACTGGTTTGGGCTTCTACAATCAGAATCACTAGGATGGAGGTCTGCAGGAGTCCACATCATGCCTGTGGTACCTGACCCAACTGCAGTGTGGTGTTATACATACTACATGTGATTCTGCATACTGGATAAGCAGCTTTCAACGTTTCCTTGTTTCAGCCATTAATATCTCTACCCACTGTGAgctcctgctggcacagcaAGCTGAGCAGCCATGCACAGATGAACATGAGTGGAGAACTGAACTatccaggaaaagaagaaaaattaccttttttgtttattctttcatGTGAATTAGTTCCATCAATCTGCTGACCCTGAAGCTCAATGAACAGCAAATGCCACACATATGTGCAAGAATGGGAAGGAGTGATGGATTGGAAGGGTAACTGTCTAAACCATCCCATTTTCTAGAAAACGTTACATCCCAACACTCCAAAACAGCCACAGCAGGAAATATCTCATTGAATTACTTTAGACCTCAAGGCAAGAGCCACTTCTTAGTAGCACCTGAGAAATGTTTTGAGAAAGAAGTCTATTtataaattttgaaatgttgtaAGTACCTTAGGCTGTGTGACATTGATTATTTGTTGCCAGCTATTTCTTGATAGGTAGCAAAAGAATAACTAAATCTTGATGGCTGCCCATCTACTTCCACTGACTTTTGACAGCATCAGGTCAAATATTGTATGATGTGATAATAGTTATCTCATAATATGTCATAGAAtaattgaatcatagaatggttaaggttggaagggaccttaaagatcatcaaccCCCATGCTATGAGCAAGAACACCTCACGctagaccagactgcacaaagcctcatcctacctggccttgaacaccacCAGAGAGgaggcttccacagcctccctattccagtgtcttactagcctcatggtgaagaatttcttcctgatatctaacctaaatataacctctttcagtttaaaaccgttaTCCCTTGCCatatcactgccctctctgctgaaaagcctcttcccagctttcttgtaggcccccttcaggtactggaattcTACGAGAGAACTTCTGTGACATCATGGACAAATCATTTATACTCTGTGCTCAAGTCCTTGATCCACAAAGGTGAAGaatagtatttttctctttatgatGTAGATTTTTGCTACATTCTACCACAAAGGCCACAAATTTATTAAGCCTGTAAGTAGTAACATGAAATAAATCATACCACAAAACAGAATAGAGCTTATGGCCATATGCAGGATGTAGTTACTATTAATTTCCTAGTCAGGTAGGTACAACAAACGTTGTCACTACATAACAGAGAACTGAACATACCCTAGAATATTTGAGCTATGATTGTTCCTCACAGTAATGTTCTTGAAACTTCAGAAATCTAATATTACAAGTTAATCAAAGCAAGATCGATCTTATATGGTCCTATCCTCACAAGTCTTATGGCAATACAACACTCTCCccatcctgtttttttttttatagtttatACCTGGTTTTAGTAGTTCCTGCTTTTTTAAAGGCTATTTACGTGCAGTGATTAATGATCTAAATAGGAGTGGGTGAATGATACTGGAAAGGagtagaaacattttttcagcacTTGGCTCCCAGCAAGAACACCACCTAACATGCCAGATGGGATTTCAAAAGGGCTGTGTACTACCAGACAatatttaacatatttaaaGCAATATATTTAAGAGCAATATAGTTGCTACAatggtaatttttattattaaggtAACATCAGAAAGACTGATCAACTACCAAGCATTTTACTAAACTAAAATTTGTCAAATGCTGAGTTATAATGCCTTGCTGTGACATCACAAAATAAGCTTCTAcagtcttaatattttttcaccATTCCtacataaagaaaaatctccatTCCTTATGCACATTTTTTCTGTATCCTATCTCCAAATGTTACACAATGAATATGAaatacaaaagggaaaaaagaaagcaacacaaacaaaaaaaaacccaataacttacaaaaaaatttactttttaagaGATTCTGAGAAAGTTTACAGAACTTTACAATTAAGTTCAAATGCTAAAAAATGTTACTGGTTCATAcgtaattttccttttcatgtctAAGAAAACTTCTGTGTGAAGTATTTGAAGCAGCAGTAGGTCCCCTGACATACGTTATTTGCTTCCCTAATTTCATTAGTAAATCAAATTACGAGTCTGTGTGGAATCTTATAATGTGTGTTTTTCTCACACCTAAAAAATTTGATCATGTTATCCATTACACTTGATTCTGCAGATAATGCCTTTTTTAAAGAATAGTGGTATGTCTTGTCACTTAAGAAGCTCTGAGTACTCTTACCCTAGGTGAAacctttttcatgttttcttcaggaacatatttttcctggactggctttccttctctgtcttctcCTCTTACTTTTTGCTCTTCATATTCTCCATTATCATAAACACAGGAGATTCTCACCTCTGTTTCCTGTAACCTTTCATCCTTTTCACCTGCCCATATAGTTTCATTCTATACAATTTCCAGATCTTCTTTATGTCTATTCCCATCCCTCTCTTTCTTTACTGAATCTCTCCATTTTATCTAACCCTCTCCTGTCCTAAACCAAACATATCTACTGTTTTTTAGGAAGGGACAGCACaaacatacacatatatgtatgcCCTAAGCCATTGTACTCTTCTTTTTCACCGCTGGAAACAATGACAGCCCCAGGCCCAGCTAGACTGGGATGCACAGTAAGTTTGTCTTTCCCTATAAGGGCAAGCAGAGGCTGCTATGGCAATAACAACTTAATCATGACTTATTGAGAGGAGGGGCTTAATGATTAAAGGTATGTCTCTTGCAGTTTGACACCTGCTCTCGGAAGAGCTGCCACTGCATATGGAATACTGCTAACACCCTGgattaaaaacagtatttgcaaAGTAGAGTTGTGATTTTAGAAAGTCCagatggagaggaaaagcaCCGCCGGGCACCTAGACTCCTGTAAAATAgataattctgacctttctaAAACAGgtaagagaaatatttattaagtaTCTATTGCACCTGTATTTTCCAAACAATATAATCACCCCTGTTTAGCTATTGCCCCCTGATTAATACACAAACATAGGTataaatttcatatttttaatggtACTTTTTCACAAATACTGTCTTTGGTAGGAAAATTCTTACACCTTAACTATCTTTCTACTGTAGCTTATGTTTGTCACATAGGagcatattttttaatgaaagaaataatagCTTAATTACAATACCAGTTGAGTAATTAAGAAGAAAGGAATTGGATATTAGCACAATCTGCTTACCTAATTGCATTCAAGTACTGCTGTATTATTACTTATTGTTCCCATTGTGCTAGTACATATAGTATGTTAAATGCAGTTGAACTAAATATGTAAAATGTTCCACTCAATATTCACCTTGCACTTATCCTTTCATATCAATTCAGTTAAATATAAAAAGGGAAGGCATGAGGTTATTACCTAACAGGTAAGATGTTGAAGTCAAAATTTCAAATAATGCTtgatatttttataaagaaacCTAGGACTCCCTGTAAAATGCCTCATTAATTTGATGAGCTTCAAGGGTACACATCGAGAGCACATGTAACACAAATATATTGGTATATGAATAGTCAGAAATGTGGAAAATCTATTTGGTAATGGCAGTAGATTTGTATCAGACTCAAATACAGTTGCAAACAAGTAAACCAAATTTCCAACAAATAAAACAGTTCAAGTAAAAACAGGACTTCTATTATAAAGAATAACAAgccaaaagggaaaagaggCAAAGACAGTAAACAAGGAATAAAATTACATAAGCCAAACAGGTAACACAgtttaatagttttttttctttttttctttttcttctttatttttaccaaGTGAATCACTTATTACATCCTtgttaaaaatgtcaaaaaaacccacaggtaTGTTAGGGAAGAATATAGTTCctaatatatatttacacatataaaattagatttttttttttaaataaatgaacatGCTAAACCTAATGGAACGTTGCAAATCCAGGTTAAATGCCATATGAATGGCTACCAGTGATAAACTGAGAGCTACAATTGGCTATATATACAAATCAAGATTCTTTACACAATCTTTCTTAGCACCAAAAGAAGTTTCctcaaaaagcagtattttactGAAACAAGGTCTTCTATATAATTACAAGACTTTGAAGGTCACATCACAGGTACAAGGGGCACACAGGGAAGCAGAGACTTCAGGATTTAGGGCCCTGAAAGAAATCAGGCAGTAAATCAGCTCACCAGGTGAAACCCgcctgattttcttttttttttaaacaaaggagCTTGCAGATTTTGTCAGAGGGTCACAGATCTAAGCTATCTTTTTTTCAGGCCCAGGAGAAGAGACAACCCAATAAGCCATAAGCCAGTAGAGAACCTGAGTCAATCAAACAagtcacttttttaaaaattaaaagttttctACCATCTTTAGCTCCACCACCCTTAAGATGATTGGACTCATTAGACTGCTTCTTAGAAGAGAAACATAAAATTGTTACTCATTAATTTAGCATGCTTTCTTGTCTTAATTATGAGTGATAGAGCCCATAAATATCAACCCTTTCCCGGTCATATGAACAGTATTACAACATCAAACCTTTCATGAAAGCAGAGGTATTCCTTTAATTTTGGATGCCCCATCATGTGATTGCTCTTTCTGTCCATTTAATGTGCACCTCCATCAATGGCTGAAACTGTTCAGCTGAAAAACTTCTCTCAGCAAACTCGAAGTATATTTTAGCCTTGAAAGCCCAATCTTACTTTCATCAAAGTCTGGCAAGTCTGTTTTTAGTCAGCACTAACATACACAACTCCTCATCTGTCACAACATAATGTCATGGTGCTGTTGCTCATTCTGCCACTGCTAAgatgggtgtgtgtgtgttggctGGTTTTGTTTAAGAATACATGGACTCAGCAGTGAACACAGCAATGttcagaagaagaaagtttTCTTGAACTACAGATGAAAATTTTGGACTTGAACTGTGAAGATGATGTTGTTACTCCCTGCAGCTTGAGTTACTCTGTTGGTGTTAAGACAGTAGAAACAAAAACTGCTGTTGATATGAAAAACAtgtcacttctgaaaattattacAGCACATATGCTGTCCTACTGGGAAGCAAGGTAGCTCCAGTGGCCTCATGATACAGCAGGGCGTACTAACTATGTCCATTAACATGTAGTGAAGAACTGTCTGATTGTAGAAGTCTTAGAATTCTTCCAATGAAAGACCAGGAGGTCTTGTTATTGAACTGAGCTGGGGGTCGAAGCCCTTGTGTTCTTCTCTTGCTTATTATGTAACCTCAGGAAAGATTCTTGTTATCTCTGCAACCGCTCCCCAGTGTCTGCCCTGTAAGTAGCTCACAGCTATTGCAAAGCACAGTTTCAAGAATCTAGTCTTGGTTACAGCCTTTAAGCGCTACTATAATACAAAGAATTAATAGGAGAcagcaagaatatttttaaaattccaaacATTAATCCCAAGGTTGACACACAGGAAATGCCTGTGAGAACACAGACATTTTCTAAAGACTCTTTGATCTCCAAATGCCCCTTTCCCTTAGTTactgtgcagctccagcccctctaGCTACACAACTGACTTCATATAGCTCCACTCTGGGTGCAGTCCAGTAACATAAAGGTGATAAAGGGAGTAGGCGATTTAAAAGTTCAGGTCTGTAGCTGCCCTAACACAGTCAGGTAGCTACACATCCAAGGCTTTATTCAGCCAACTTACAGCAAAGTGAAGCAAGTGGCACAGCTGCCTGCTTTCCTCCATTTAAACCCACCTGTAGGCCTTTTCCAGGAGCTTGATTAGATCAGGAACCTGGCACTACAATTCCCTCATGCAGCTATAGCTGTGCTCTTTGCAGCCAGTTTAGGGCTTACTTATACCTCCAACACAACCTGGAAGCGAGTGTTTAGTGTCTTCATTCATAAttattgaaaaagaaagcagggaggtaggaaatataatttaattcaaATCACACATGACCTCTAACCAAAACgattttaggaaaataaaactttcctgTGCATATTCAAACctcttttaattgaaaacacTGTATGTGTTAATTAAATGTATTGTACCTGTTAGAGTGGCTACCTTTTAAAGAATTTACAAGGATATCTTATTAActtcagctgaaggaaaaaagttacaCAAAGTTTGATTTCACAAAGGCTGTAGCTCATGTTTGTTATATTCTGACCTGTGTCTGTGAACATACCTTTGGAAGTCATATTGCATTAtggcagagaggaaagcaaattCATCAGGTTTGGAAAAAACATTACTACCAACTTAATGGTTGAAGCTGTTTGAAAATTTTAAAGGAATcaataacattttgaaaaagtcCTTTCTTCCATTCAAAGTGTGCTTTCTACTGAGTAAAATTTTATCCTGCCATCCTATCAAGCACTGCAGTGGATTCAGATCTATAAACGGCTACTTGGATGACCCTCATACTAAACTCTTAGTCAGACAGACCTTGCAGTTTGGAGTCTGCTGCATCATTTGGAGGGAGGTTCAAGTAACATGACAAACTGCAATCAGTGACGTAATTCTGGTAGAATATTCcagcctttgttttgttttttcttaggAGCACAAAATCATTGTGACAAAACATAAAATTTTACAGGAGTAACAATCTTGCTTTGAAAATTACACTGCAGATCTGCATTCCAGATGGTCCATAATAGGCATTGATGCAAACTGGGCCAGACAAAATGAAACCCTACCATGAGCAGAATGTTTTCGCCTGGCATATCAATTTagagaaaatgttaaaataaaaaccaccaaaaatacaaacaaaaaaaacaagaaagcagtTTGCTCAGTGCTTTAGATGGAAAGGTTGTTGTGGCCTTCAGCACATGCAGGATTTCATCCTGATTTGCTTTGATCTTGTCTTCTGGATCTCAGCCACAGCAAAGCTGCCTGCTATACGCATGTCTCTAGGGCCATTATGGATACTCAAAACAGTCAAAGCAAGGATGGAGCAAGTGTGGGCAATTACTGtcctttcctctgcttcttccaaAGCTACACATACATCTGTGGCCAAGGGAATGCTGTTATTACTGAGgctgtgtgctttttttctctcatataTTGTACACTACACTAAAATTAGAGAGGAAAGAATATAAAGGTTTGGATAAAAGTTCATGAACTTTTATAATGAACACCTATTGTTGCTGTAGTTGTTGCTATAGAGTAAGCTTTCAGTGTCACCCACTtggaatttactttttttccagatacaGGAGAGTTTTTACATCATACCATATTCTGAATTCTCCTGCCAATTCAAACATACCAGATTTAACttaaaagttttgctttttaaattcaatACATCtaattgaatttttatttaaaattatattggtctttcttttcctttcaggcaCACTCCATGGAAAGGTGATGAACGGTACATGCACTATTCCCATTTGCAACAGAAATCCTAAGCTGGAGTGGTACTGTTATTTGCTGATTCTGGTTTGCCTTTTCACTCTATTAGCAGGATTTCTCGGCAATATACTTGCACTACGACATTATGTGTACTATGTGAAGACATGGACTACCAATActatatttctatttaatttggCACTGTGTGACTTTACTTGGACTCTCATGGCACCTTTTTCAGTATATTATCGTTTCCAGAAGTTAGCTATCTATTCCAGTCAAGCTTTTTATCAGAtcataagattattttttagtattaatATCTATGGAAGTGTCTATTTCCTGACGCTCATCAGTTTTGACAGATACGTAGGTGCTGTCCATCCtatttctgcattaaaatggtgggacaaggaaaaggctgtgtTTTGTACCATTGCAGTATGGATCTTCATAGTGATTGCATCATTGCCAGAGATCTATTGCACAGTTGCCGCTGGACGACGACATGACATCACAGATACCCTGGATGGCACTGAAGGACCTTTACAATTTGCAGTGCCATTCACACTCTCCAAGATTGTATTGAGATTCCTAATTCCAGTCACAGTCATCTTTACATGCTACGTGCTGACACTCAAAGCATTACTACAACTCGGTAAACGCCAGCAAAGAAGGAACAGACTCATTAGACCTCTGTTACTGATTTCAGCTGCTATGATtgtatttgctgtttctttcataCCTTATCATGTTATGATGATGGTGATACTAATTTACAGAATTCATTGCCAGCCACCCTGTGGGAACATAAGCACATTAAATGCCATTTATAAAGTCACAGAGATCATCTGCAGCATCAATAGTTGCCTTGACCCCATCATTTTTACAGTAGCAAATAAGACATTCtatcaaataattaaaactgtaaCATGTCATCACAAatgccagtgctgctgttgtCTGACAGGAAGGATAAGGGACATCACTCCCTCCCCAAGAACAATGACTTAAACATCAGTCTACGAAGACAGGCATCACCCACTGTCCATTTGGTTTTGTGTCGTCAGACCTGTTTAAAATTTGGCCCTCTGTACAGTAACAGCAATCT carries:
- the LOC127395100 gene encoding P2Y purinoceptor 1-like: MERKSTAGHLDSCKIDNSDLSKTGTLHGKVMNGTCTIPICNRNPKLEWYCYLLILVCLFTLLAGFLGNILALRHYVYYVKTWTTNTIFLFNLALCDFTWTLMAPFSVYYRFQKLAIYSSQAFYQIIRLFFSINIYGSVYFLTLISFDRYVGAVHPISALKWWDKEKAVFCTIAVWIFIVIASLPEIYCTVAAGRRHDITDTLDGTEGPLQFAVPFTLSKIVLRFLIPVTVIFTCYVLTLKALLQLGKRQQRRNRLIRPLLLISAAMIVFAVSFIPYHVMMMVILIYRIHCQPPCGNISTLNAIYKVTEIICSINSCLDPIIFTVANKTFYQIIKTVTCHHKCQCCCCLTGRIRDITPSPRTMT